In the Sarcophilus harrisii chromosome 3, mSarHar1.11, whole genome shotgun sequence genome, one interval contains:
- the HOXD3 gene encoding homeobox protein Hox-D3 has protein sequence MLFESGHQAPEIPECTMQKTAYYENTGLFGGYGYSKAADTYGYGSTHQPYPPPAAPAALDADYTGSACSIQSSAPIRAPTHKGGELNGSCMRPGGGSGQAGGGGSQPPGLNTDQQPPPPPPPPPTLPPSSPTNPSGATPAKKAKGGPNASGSSSATISKQIFPWMKESRQNSKQKSNCATSGESCEDKSPPGPASKRVRTAYTSAQLVELEKEFHFNRYLCRPRRVEMANLLNLTERQIKIWFQNRRMKYKKDQKAKGIMHSPVGQSPERSPPLSGANHVGYSGQLPPVPGLGYDAPSPPSFAKSQQNMYGLAAYTAPLSSCLPQQKRYPGPEYEHHPMQSNGSFANANLQGSPVYVGGNFVDSMPASGPVFNLGHLSHPSSASVDYSCAAQIPGNHHHGPCDPHPTYTDLTSHHTSQGRIQEAPKLTHL, from the exons ATGTTATTTGAGTCGGGTCATCAGGCCCCAGAGATTCCAGAGTGCACAATGCAGAAGACTGCCTACTATGAGAACACGGGCCTCTTTGGAGGTTATGGCTACAGCAAGGCTGCTGACACTTATGGCTATGGGTCTACTCATCAACCTTACCCACCCCCTGCTGCCCCTGCAGCCCTGGATGCTGATTATACAGGTTCTGCTTGTTCTATCCAGAGCTCGGCACCAATCCGTGCCCCCACCCACAAAGGTGGGGAGCTCAATGGTAGCTGCATGCGTCCAGGTGGTGGGAGTGGCCAGGCTGGTGGGGGTGGCAGTCAACCCCCTGGCTTGAATACAGATCAGCAgccacccccacctccacccccaccccctacACTGCCCCCGTCCTCACCTACAAATCCTAGTGGTGCTACCCCAGCTAAGAAGGCCAAGGGTGGCCCCAATGCCTCCGGCTCTTCCTCTGCTACTATCAGCAAACAGATCTTCCCCTGGATGAAGGAATCCCGGCAGAATTCCAAGCAGAAGAGCAATTGTGCCACTTCAG GTGAGAGCTGTGAGGACAAGAGCCCACCAGGTCCGGCGTCCAAACGGGTCCGTACAGCTTACACAAGTGCGCAGCTGGTGGAGTTAGAGAAGGAATTTCATTTCAACCGTTACCTGTGCCGTCCACGCCGGGTGGAGATGGCCAACCTGCTCAACCTCACCGAGCGCCAGATCAAGATCTGGTTCCAGAACAGACGGATGAAGTACAAGAAGGACCAGAAGGCCAAGGGCATCATGCACTCGCCTGTGGGTCAGTCTCCAGAGCGCAGCCCTCCACTGAGCGGGGCTAACCACGTGGGCTATTCAGGCCAGCTCCCCCCAGTGCCGGGGCTGGGCTACGATGCTCCCTCACCCCCTTCTTTCGCCAAGTCCCAGCAGAACATGTACGGCCTAGCCGCCTACACGGCGCCGCTCAGCAGTTGCCTCCCACAACAGAAGCGATACCCAGGCCCTGAGTACGAGCACCACCCCATGCAGAGCAACGGGAGTTTTGCCAACGCCAACCTGCAGGGCAGCCCGGTCTACGTCGGTGGGAACTTTGTCGATTCCATGCCGGCCTCGGGTCCAGTCTTCAACCTGGGCCACCTCTCCCACCCCTCGTCGGCCAGCGTGGACTACAGCTGCGCCGCCCAGATCCCGGGCAACCACCATCACGGACCGTGTGACCCCCACCCCACCTACACAGATCTCACGTCTCACCATACATCTCAGGGAAGGATTCAAGAAGCCCCCAAACTGACACATCTGTAG